A genomic segment from Triticum dicoccoides isolate Atlit2015 ecotype Zavitan chromosome 1A, WEW_v2.0, whole genome shotgun sequence encodes:
- the LOC119268665 gene encoding cyclin-dependent kinase inhibitor 4-like: protein MGKYMRKPKVSGEVAVMEVAAAPLGVRTRARALAMQRQPQGAPGAKDQGEYLELRSRKLEKLPPPPPPARRRAAAAERVEAEAEADEVSFGENVLEPEAMGRGTRETTPCSLIRDSGMISTPGSTTRPSHSNSHRRVQAPARHIIPSSAEMNEFFSAAEQPQQQAFIDKYNFDPVNDCPLPGRYEWVKLD from the exons ATGGGCAAGTACATGCGCAAGCCCAAGGTCTCCGGCGAGGTGGCCGTCATGGAGGTCGCCGCCGCGCCGCTGGGGGTCCGCACCCGCGCGCGGGCGCTCGCGATGCAGAGGCAGCCGCAGGGGGCGCCGGGGGCCAAGGACCAGGGGGAGTACCTGGAGCTCAGGAGCCGGAAGCTCGAGAagctgcccccgccgccgccgccggcgaggaggagggcggCCGCGGCGGAGCGTGTCGAGGCCGAGGCCGAGGCCGACGAGGTGTCCTTCGGGGAGAACGTGCTCGAGCCGGAGGCCATGGGGAG GGGTACCAGGGAGACGACGCCCTGCAGCTTGATTAGGGACTCGGGAATGATAAGCACTCCTGGATCCACAACAAGACCGAGCCACTCGAATTCCCATCGCAGGGTGCAAGCTCCAGCGCGCCATATTATTCCAAGTTCAGCAGAGATGAATGAGTTCTTCTCTGCTGCGGAGCAACCGCAACAGCAAGCCTTCATCGACAA GTACAACTTTGATCCTGTGAACGACTGTCCTCTCCCAGGCCGATACGAGTGGGTGAAGCTAGACTGA